A window of Tautonia plasticadhaerens contains these coding sequences:
- a CDS encoding RNA ligase family protein: MGLSHDEFVKYPRTPHLFGSTGTDDDKHLGEAESIRLLTDASLIVEEKLDGTNVGLHFTSDGRMALQCRGHLITEGMHPQYDLFKQWAAVKRHILEDRLGDGYILFGEWVYARHSIHYRRLPHYFFEFDLYDKRKRAFLDLRRRLALLGGLKGQNSSVS, encoded by the coding sequence ATGGGGCTCTCGCATGACGAGTTCGTCAAGTACCCGAGGACGCCCCACCTCTTCGGCTCCACCGGGACCGACGACGACAAGCACCTCGGCGAGGCCGAATCCATCCGACTCCTCACTGACGCCTCCCTGATCGTCGAGGAGAAGCTGGACGGGACCAACGTCGGCCTCCACTTCACGTCGGACGGCCGGATGGCCCTCCAGTGCCGGGGGCACCTGATCACCGAGGGGATGCACCCGCAGTACGACCTGTTCAAGCAGTGGGCGGCCGTCAAGCGGCACATCCTGGAGGACCGGCTGGGGGACGGATACATCCTCTTCGGCGAGTGGGTCTACGCCCGGCACTCGATCCACTACCGCCGGCTCCCGCACTACTTCTTCGAGTTCGACCTCTACGACAAGCGGAAGCGGGCCTTCCTGGACCTCCGGCGGCGGCTGGCCCTGCTTGGGGGATTGAAAGGACAAAACTCTTCCGTATCCTGA
- a CDS encoding ISAzo13 family transposase (programmed frameshift) → MRPSPEMIPVLIDAAKALKGSPKRVFMAKTVAAMGRGGQRWAQEHLGWCRETIRKGTHELRSGMTCVDAFSARRRKPAEEHLPRLLDDIRSIADGQSQADPKFQTKGLFTRISAAEVRRQLIATKGYTDEELPTQQTINTKLNLLGYRLSRVAKCRPQKGVPQTDAIFDQLKAVNPEADRARGTLRLSIDAKATVHVGPFSRRGRSRTGTKAADHDFKPVATLTPFGIFLPEHDDLWLYMARSKVTSDFIADRLEQWWEGVRLRFLRVKTLVINLDNGPENHSRRSQFLKRIVAFARKYRLVVQLAYYPPYHSKYNPIERCWGVLEMHWNGSLLDSVEAVLGFARSMTWKRKHPVVSLVETTYAKGVRLKPEEMEALEAEVIRLPSLEKWFVKIPRKRGRPRKT, encoded by the exons ATGCGGCCCAGCCCCGAGATGATCCCCGTCCTCATCGATGCCGCCAAGGCCCTCAAGGGCAGTCCGAAGCGAGTCTTCATGGCCAAGACCGTCGCAGCGATGGGGCGGGGTGGACAACGCTGGGCCCAGGAGCATCTCGGCTGGTGCCGGGAGACCATCCGCAAGGGCACGCACGAACTCCGCTCGGGCATGACCTGCGTGGACGCCTTCTCGGCCCGCCGTCGCAAGCCCGCCGAGGAGCACTTGCCCCGACTCCTCGATGACATCCGCAGCATCGCCGACGGGCAGAGCCAGGCCGACCCCAAGTTCCAGACCAAGGGGCTCTTCACCCGGATCAGTGCCGCCGAGGTCCGACGCCAGTTGATCGCCACGAAGGGCTACACCGACGAGGAGTTGCCCACCCAGCAGACCATCAACACCAAGCTGAACCTGCTGGGCTATCGCCTCTCCAGGGTGGCCAAGTGCCGCCCCCAAAAAG GAGTCCCGCAGACCGATGCCATCTTCGATCAACTGAAGGCGGTCAACCCCGAGGCGGATCGGGCCAGGGGCACCCTGCGGCTCTCGATCGACGCCAAGGCGACGGTGCATGTCGGCCCCTTCTCACGGCGGGGCCGGAGCCGGACCGGCACGAAGGCGGCGGATCACGACTTCAAGCCCGTGGCGACGCTGACCCCCTTCGGCATCTTCCTGCCCGAGCACGACGACCTGTGGCTGTACATGGCCCGGTCGAAGGTCACCAGCGACTTCATCGCCGATCGCCTGGAGCAATGGTGGGAGGGCGTCCGCCTGCGGTTCCTGCGGGTCAAGACGCTGGTGATCAACCTGGACAACGGCCCGGAGAACCACAGCCGGCGGAGCCAGTTCCTCAAGCGGATCGTGGCCTTCGCCCGCAAGTATCGCCTGGTGGTGCAGTTGGCGTACTACCCGCCGTACCACAGCAAGTACAACCCGATCGAGCGGTGCTGGGGCGTGCTGGAGATGCACTGGAACGGGTCGCTGCTGGACTCGGTGGAGGCGGTGTTGGGATTCGCCCGATCGATGACCTGGAAGCGGAAGCACCCGGTGGTCAGCCTGGTGGAGACGACCTACGCCAAGGGGGTCAGGCTGAAGCCCGAGGAGATGGAGGCGTTGGAGGCCGAGGTGATCCGCCTGCCGTCGCTTGAGAAGTGGTTCGTGAAGATCCCTCGTAAGCGAGGCAGGCCACGGAAGACGTAG
- a CDS encoding GNAT family N-acetyltransferase has product MDVRYALEPDLGAEEFLDVLARSTLAERRPVSEPETIRCMLRNADVIVAARGDGLLVGVSRAITDFSYCTYLSDLAVDVAFQRRGIGWELIRRTHEAAGTGTTLVLLAAPLARSYYLRIGMAPHDSCWVIPRIPQAGPSP; this is encoded by the coding sequence ATGGACGTGAGGTATGCCCTTGAGCCGGATTTGGGGGCCGAGGAGTTCCTCGACGTGCTGGCCCGCTCCACGCTCGCCGAGCGCCGGCCCGTTAGCGAGCCCGAGACGATCCGGTGCATGCTCCGCAACGCCGACGTGATCGTCGCTGCCCGGGGCGATGGCCTCCTGGTCGGCGTCTCCCGGGCGATCACCGACTTCAGCTATTGCACCTACCTGTCCGACCTGGCGGTGGACGTGGCCTTCCAGCGGCGAGGCATCGGCTGGGAACTGATCCGCCGGACGCACGAGGCGGCGGGCACGGGGACCACGCTGGTCCTGCTGGCGGCGCCGCTGGCCCGCTCGTACTATCTCCGCATCGGGATGGCCCCGCACGACTCCTGCTGGGTGATCCCCCGCATCCCCCAGGCCGGGCCGTCACCCTGA
- a CDS encoding AAA family ATPase, producing MNWETLSNAGIDGILAWAVEQPWARAMAGCMQDAGWHAEGDVWAHTQMVCDQLPRLEDWESLTVHERTVLVLTALFHDAGKPLTSQVDPQTGRVTSPRHAIKGEHLARSALRDLGCGLSTREVVCRLVRFHGRPAFLLERERPEHEVATMSWLAGNRLLYLFSLANTRGRSTAEMGRPEDNLHLWRMVAEEHGCFERPYPFANDQARFLFFRQSEPSLHYAPFEDHRCTVTMMSGLPGSGKDTWLAANRPDLPVVSLDDLRGELGVDPADDQGGVVQLARERCRELLRSGRSFAFNATNLLRQTRGRWIDLFAGYGARIEVVYVEPLLPAILDRNRRRERPVPEQVIRRLAGRYEPPTMAECHRLIVSDGQPEGP from the coding sequence ATGAACTGGGAAACGCTCTCGAACGCCGGGATCGACGGCATCCTGGCGTGGGCCGTCGAGCAGCCCTGGGCACGGGCGATGGCCGGCTGCATGCAGGACGCCGGCTGGCACGCCGAGGGGGACGTGTGGGCCCATACGCAGATGGTCTGCGATCAACTGCCCCGACTTGAGGACTGGGAGTCGCTCACCGTCCACGAGCGGACGGTCCTGGTGCTCACGGCCCTGTTTCACGATGCGGGCAAGCCGCTGACCTCGCAGGTCGATCCGCAGACCGGGCGGGTCACCTCGCCCAGGCACGCCATCAAGGGGGAGCACCTGGCCCGCTCGGCGCTGCGGGACCTGGGCTGCGGCCTGTCGACCCGGGAGGTGGTCTGCCGCCTGGTCCGCTTCCACGGCCGCCCGGCCTTCCTGCTCGAACGGGAGCGGCCGGAGCACGAGGTCGCCACGATGTCCTGGCTCGCCGGCAACCGGCTGCTCTACCTGTTCTCCCTCGCCAACACCCGGGGCCGGTCGACCGCCGAGATGGGGCGACCCGAGGATAACTTACACCTCTGGCGGATGGTCGCCGAGGAGCATGGCTGCTTCGAGCGGCCCTATCCCTTCGCCAACGACCAGGCCCGCTTCCTGTTCTTCCGGCAGTCGGAGCCGAGCCTGCACTACGCCCCGTTCGAGGACCATCGCTGCACGGTGACGATGATGTCCGGCCTGCCGGGGTCCGGAAAGGACACCTGGCTGGCGGCGAACCGCCCCGATCTGCCGGTGGTCTCGCTGGACGACCTGCGGGGCGAACTGGGCGTCGATCCGGCCGACGACCAGGGCGGGGTCGTCCAATTGGCCCGGGAGCGCTGCCGGGAGTTGCTGCGGTCGGGCCGGTCATTCGCCTTCAACGCCACCAATCTGCTGCGCCAGACCCGAGGCCGCTGGATCGACTTGTTCGCCGGCTACGGAGCCCGTATCGAGGTCGTCTACGTGGAGCCACTGTTGCCGGCGATCCTCGACCGGAACCGGCGTCGGGAGCGACCGGTGCCCGAGCAGGTAATCCGGCGGCTTGCGGGGCGGTACGAGCCGCCGACGATGGCCGAATGCCACCGGCTGATCGTCTCCGACGGCCAGCCCGAAGGTCCATGA
- a CDS encoding class I SAM-dependent methyltransferase, translating to MTRQGRKGHWEQVYSTRGETGVSWYQSEPALSLDLIRSVAPAAHGRIIDVGGGASVLVDRLLDLGFETVAVLDISRTALETARARLGRRSGAVRWIEADVTEVRDIGTFDIWHDRAVFHFLTEAADRARYAELARRTVLPGGHLIIATFADDGPRRCSDLDVCRYNPGSLASEFGNGFSLVGSAGETHTTPWGSQQAFTYGVFRRQ from the coding sequence ATGACCCGTCAGGGCCGCAAAGGGCATTGGGAGCAGGTCTATTCGACCAGGGGCGAGACGGGCGTTAGCTGGTACCAGAGCGAACCGGCCCTCTCGCTCGATCTCATCCGGTCCGTCGCCCCCGCCGCGCATGGGCGGATCATCGACGTGGGGGGCGGGGCCTCGGTCCTGGTCGATCGGCTCCTCGACCTCGGCTTCGAGACGGTCGCCGTGCTCGACATCTCCAGGACCGCCCTGGAGACGGCGAGAGCGCGGCTGGGGCGCCGCTCGGGGGCCGTCCGTTGGATCGAGGCCGACGTGACCGAGGTCAGGGACATCGGCACCTTCGACATCTGGCATGACCGGGCCGTGTTCCACTTCCTGACCGAGGCGGCGGATCGGGCGAGGTATGCCGAGTTGGCGCGTCGGACGGTCCTCCCAGGGGGGCATCTCATCATCGCCACCTTCGCCGACGACGGCCCGAGGCGGTGCAGCGACCTCGATGTCTGCCGCTACAACCCGGGGTCGCTGGCCTCAGAGTTCGGCAATGGCTTCTCGCTCGTCGGGAGTGCCGGGGAGACGCACACGACCCCCTGGGGCTCCCAGCAGGCGTTCACCTACGGGGTCTTCAGGCGGCAATGA
- a CDS encoding disulfide bond formation protein B, which yields MKSNIWEGLALAIAASMLVGSLYLSVGLGLKACPLCLYERTFVMGVLGVGLAS from the coding sequence ATGAAGTCCAACATCTGGGAGGGGCTCGCCCTCGCAATCGCCGCCTCGATGCTCGTGGGCTCGCTCTACCTGAGCGTCGGGCTGGGCCTCAAGGCATGCCCGCTCTGCCTCTACGAGCGGACGTTCGTCATGGGCGTGCTCGGCGTCGGGCTCGCGTCCTGA
- a CDS encoding bile acid:sodium symporter family protein: protein MPPRLVLLGLLASSALAYAWPDRFGSGFDPFLASKPYLWPLIAAAMFVIGWLLPRDEVRQVAHRWPAVLGGTALQYAAMPLLAFGFGLLLAPDRDALVGILLVGCVPGAMASNVLTLLARGHVSYSVGLTTAATLLSPLVVPLAMRLTLGQVEVAFPVGRTVAELVGYVVLPVVTGHLLSRRLASWRRLVCRVGPVVANLAILWIIAVVVAANRGRLAHPQPAVLMALLGVNLLGYLAGDLGSRALRLPPPMRRALTLEVGMQNAGLGTTLALGLFPDRPAVAIPGALYTFGCMLTGTVLASYWGGRVAATEGAVQSPSVPPSVAETPGTGLANRPR from the coding sequence ATGCCGCCACGTCTCGTCCTGCTGGGCCTGCTCGCCTCCTCGGCCCTGGCCTACGCCTGGCCCGACCGCTTCGGTTCCGGCTTCGACCCCTTCCTGGCCAGCAAGCCCTACCTCTGGCCCCTGATCGCCGCCGCCATGTTCGTCATCGGCTGGCTGCTGCCCCGGGACGAGGTGCGGCAGGTCGCCCACCGCTGGCCCGCCGTCCTGGGCGGCACGGCGCTCCAGTACGCCGCCATGCCCCTGCTGGCCTTCGGCTTCGGCCTGCTGCTGGCCCCGGACCGGGACGCGCTCGTCGGCATCCTGCTGGTCGGCTGCGTGCCGGGGGCGATGGCCTCCAACGTCCTGACCCTGCTGGCGCGGGGCCACGTCAGCTACTCGGTGGGCCTGACGACGGCGGCCACCCTGCTCTCGCCCCTGGTCGTGCCGCTGGCCATGCGGCTGACCCTGGGGCAAGTCGAGGTCGCCTTCCCGGTAGGCCGGACCGTCGCCGAACTCGTCGGCTATGTCGTGCTGCCGGTCGTGACGGGCCACCTGCTCAGCAGGCGTCTGGCCTCGTGGCGGCGCCTGGTCTGTCGGGTCGGGCCCGTGGTCGCCAACCTGGCGATCCTCTGGATCATCGCCGTGGTCGTGGCCGCCAACCGGGGGCGGCTGGCCCATCCACAGCCCGCCGTGCTGATGGCGTTGCTGGGAGTGAACCTGCTGGGCTACCTGGCCGGGGACCTGGGGTCTCGGGCGTTACGGCTCCCACCGCCGATGCGGCGGGCCCTGACGCTGGAGGTGGGGATGCAGAACGCCGGCCTGGGGACGACGCTGGCCCTGGGCCTGTTCCCGGACCGGCCCGCCGTGGCGATCCCCGGCGCCCTCTACACCTTCGGCTGCATGCTGACCGGGACGGTGCTGGCGTCGTACTGGGGCGGTCGGGTGGCGGCGACGGAGGGGGCGGTACAATCCCCGAGCGTTCCCCCGTCGGTCGCAGAGACACCGGGGACGGGGCTTGCAAACCGGCCCAGATGA
- a CDS encoding HNH endonuclease — MENHYSQIEGFPGYRVSRDGVVESCWNRQGRRGGMGDAWLPLKLIKNRCGYLGVNLHVGGQKKRRLVHQLVLESFVGPRPPGTVCCHNDGDPGNNRVANLRWDTPQANSDDILRHGRRKFGEEARSKLKEAEVLEIRRRHEEGTSMTRLGATYGVSQQMVSYIVKGLAWRHLLPTFDPLNPA, encoded by the coding sequence ATGGAAAATCACTACAGTCAGATCGAAGGTTTCCCGGGGTATCGCGTCAGCCGGGATGGCGTCGTCGAATCCTGCTGGAACCGCCAGGGGCGACGGGGGGGCATGGGAGATGCGTGGCTCCCGCTGAAACTCATCAAGAATCGGTGCGGCTACCTCGGCGTCAACCTGCATGTCGGCGGCCAGAAGAAACGCCGCCTCGTCCACCAACTCGTCCTGGAATCGTTCGTCGGACCCCGACCGCCCGGTACCGTTTGCTGCCACAATGATGGTGACCCGGGGAATAATCGGGTCGCCAACCTCCGATGGGATACGCCGCAGGCGAACTCGGACGATATCCTGCGCCACGGCAGGAGGAAGTTCGGGGAGGAGGCGCGATCGAAGCTGAAGGAGGCCGAGGTCCTGGAGATTCGTCGGCGGCACGAGGAGGGGACCTCGATGACCCGACTCGGAGCGACCTATGGCGTCAGCCAGCAGATGGTCTCCTACATCGTCAAGGGATTGGCCTGGAGGCACCTCCTGCCGACCTTCGACCCGCTCAACCCCGCCTGA
- the mddA gene encoding methanethiol S-methyltransferase, whose translation MSRILALAYGVASYLAFLASLLYAVGFVGDLLVPRSVDAGRPRSPMGVAVPVDLLLLGLFAVPHSVMARPWFKRRWTRFVPPPVERSTYVLTSSLLLGLLFWQWRPIPIVIWHIDNPVGRWLMGAIFWAGWALVLVSTFLIDHFDLFGLRQVYLHATGRPYTPIEFKTPGPYRYVRHPLMTGFLLAFWATPRMTAGHLLFAGATTVYILIALRFEERYLVGFHGERYEAYREQAGMLLPSLKSRKQ comes from the coding sequence ATGAGCAGAATCCTGGCCCTGGCCTACGGCGTGGCGAGCTATCTCGCCTTCCTCGCCTCGTTGCTGTACGCGGTCGGCTTCGTCGGCGACCTCCTCGTCCCGAGGTCGGTCGATGCGGGGAGGCCGAGGAGCCCGATGGGCGTTGCGGTGCCCGTCGATCTCCTGCTGCTCGGCCTCTTCGCCGTCCCGCATAGCGTGATGGCCCGGCCGTGGTTCAAGCGGCGGTGGACCCGCTTCGTCCCGCCGCCGGTCGAGCGGAGCACCTATGTCCTCACGAGCAGCCTGCTGCTGGGCCTCCTCTTCTGGCAATGGCGGCCGATCCCGATCGTCATCTGGCACATCGACAACCCGGTCGGTCGATGGCTGATGGGTGCGATCTTCTGGGCCGGCTGGGCGCTCGTGCTCGTGTCCACCTTCCTGATCGACCACTTCGACCTGTTCGGGCTGCGTCAGGTCTACCTCCACGCCACCGGTCGGCCGTACACCCCGATCGAATTCAAGACGCCCGGCCCCTATCGCTACGTCCGTCACCCGCTCATGACGGGCTTCCTGCTGGCCTTCTGGGCGACCCCGAGGATGACCGCCGGGCACCTGCTGTTCGCCGGGGCAACGACCGTCTACATCCTCATCGCCCTGCGGTTCGAGGAGCGGTATTTGGTCGGGTTCCATGGGGAGCGCTATGAGGCATACCGGGAGCAGGCGGGCATGCTGCTGCCGTCCCTGAAGTCCCGAAAGCAGTAG
- a CDS encoding LysR family transcriptional regulator — MDESHPRPGSDELPHLGTFARVAERGSFTAAALDLGITQAAVSQRIALLEKGLRVSLFDRRAGRIALTEAGHRLYDYARRILDLHEQARKDIGGLHPPISGDLPIAASSVPGECYLPALLSSFREAYPRVHVRASAGDSGSVVRDVVTGRATLGLVGKEAGTPALESRPIGTDLLVLIVPPGHAWASRKAISLKALAIEPLVIREPGSGSRCALEAGLGRAGASLAGMNIALELGSNSAIRDAVRRRLGVAFLSRPAVQPELDSGALRAVGVRGLDLARHLYVIHHGRRPLSPAASVFLHFLTAHPLDPDRR; from the coding sequence ATGGATGAATCCCATCCCCGCCCCGGCTCCGATGAACTCCCGCACCTCGGGACGTTCGCCAGGGTCGCCGAGCGGGGCAGCTTCACCGCCGCCGCGCTCGACCTCGGCATCACCCAGGCGGCCGTCAGCCAGCGGATCGCCCTCCTCGAAAAGGGGCTGCGCGTCTCGCTGTTCGACCGCCGGGCCGGCAGGATCGCCCTGACCGAGGCGGGACACCGGCTCTATGACTACGCCCGCCGTATCCTCGACCTCCACGAGCAGGCCCGCAAGGACATCGGCGGCCTCCATCCGCCCATCTCGGGCGACCTGCCGATCGCCGCAAGCTCGGTCCCCGGCGAATGCTACCTGCCGGCCCTGCTGTCCTCCTTCCGGGAGGCGTATCCCCGGGTCCATGTCCGGGCCTCGGCGGGCGACAGCGGCTCGGTCGTCCGGGATGTCGTGACGGGGCGGGCCACGCTCGGCCTGGTGGGGAAGGAGGCCGGGACGCCCGCCCTCGAATCCCGGCCCATCGGCACCGACCTCCTGGTGCTCATCGTGCCCCCGGGGCACGCCTGGGCCTCCCGGAAGGCGATCTCCCTCAAGGCGCTCGCCATCGAGCCGCTCGTCATCCGGGAGCCGGGATCGGGCTCCCGCTGCGCCCTGGAGGCGGGCCTGGGGCGGGCCGGTGCCTCGCTCGCCGGGATGAACATCGCCCTGGAACTGGGCAGCAACTCGGCCATCCGGGATGCGGTCCGTCGCCGGCTCGGCGTGGCCTTCCTCTCCCGCCCAGCCGTGCAGCCGGAACTCGACTCGGGCGCGTTGCGGGCGGTCGGGGTCCGTGGCCTCGACCTCGCACGCCACCTCTACGTGATCCACCACGGCCGTCGTCCGCTCTCGCCGGCCGCCTCCGTCTTCCTGCACTTCCTCACGGCCCACCCCCTCGATCCCGATCGGCGTTGA
- a CDS encoding class I SAM-dependent methyltransferase yields MLHCPLCSRRVEPYVEDRRRAYFHCARCDLVSADPGSHLDAAAERAYYDLHENDPADRGYRRFLGRLAGPLLGRLSPGMRGLDYGCGPGPTLSVMLEEAGMHMEVHDPLYRPNPGALGRHYDFVTCTEVVEHFRRPAEDWGRLTALVRPGGWLGIMTKLVISRERFAAWHYKDDPTHVSFYSPATFEWLGVRFGLAVERVDRDVLLLQKR; encoded by the coding sequence ATGCTCCATTGCCCCCTCTGCTCCCGCCGGGTCGAGCCGTACGTCGAGGACCGACGACGCGCCTACTTCCATTGCGCCCGGTGCGATCTGGTTTCCGCCGACCCGGGGAGCCACCTGGATGCGGCGGCTGAGCGGGCCTACTACGACCTCCACGAGAACGACCCGGCGGATCGGGGGTATCGCCGCTTCCTCGGCCGCCTGGCCGGGCCGCTGCTGGGCCGATTGAGCCCGGGGATGCGGGGGCTGGACTACGGCTGCGGCCCGGGTCCGACCCTCTCGGTCATGCTGGAGGAGGCCGGGATGCACATGGAGGTCCACGACCCGCTCTACAGGCCGAATCCGGGTGCGTTGGGGCGGCACTATGATTTCGTCACCTGCACGGAGGTCGTCGAGCACTTCCGCCGGCCCGCCGAGGATTGGGGCCGGCTGACGGCGTTGGTGCGGCCCGGCGGCTGGCTGGGCATCATGACGAAGCTGGTGATCTCCCGGGAGCGCTTCGCCGCCTGGCACTACAAGGACGACCCGACCCACGTCAGCTTCTACAGCCCTGCCACCTTCGAGTGGCTGGGGGTGCGATTCGGCCTGGCGGTCGAGCGCGTGGATCGGGACGTGCTACTCCTGCAAAAGCGGTGA
- a CDS encoding metallophosphoesterase family protein, with amino-acid sequence MGRANYLVFGDLHGRVLPAFRLAMAWGREHGVRIDGLVQVGDLGYFPDPTRLDRATLRHAADDPMELGVRLVTGSSPEADAVFHGEEEPPSALWFTAGNHEDFDALAGLARDADPGAGSFVVDSYHRVRCLRDGATEALPGGLRVGALWGIDDQAPNARRRTPRPGRIREESVLALAARSFDILLTYESPRDAVLAGSGSAGIGLVIEAARPRFAFFGHYGGRGGLVGGDFGGTEVYHLCGLELRLEGSCAESRSVGLLALEDGAGAFKYLDDAWLRGFTRHNWEHR; translated from the coding sequence ATGGGCCGCGCGAACTACCTCGTCTTCGGCGACCTGCACGGCCGGGTCCTGCCCGCCTTCCGCCTGGCGATGGCCTGGGGGCGGGAGCACGGCGTCCGCATCGACGGCCTCGTGCAGGTCGGCGACCTCGGCTACTTCCCCGACCCCACCCGCCTCGACAGGGCGACCCTCCGGCACGCCGCCGACGACCCGATGGAACTGGGCGTCCGACTGGTCACCGGCTCAAGCCCGGAGGCCGATGCCGTCTTCCACGGCGAGGAGGAGCCGCCCTCGGCGCTCTGGTTCACGGCCGGCAACCACGAGGACTTCGACGCCCTCGCCGGGCTCGCCCGGGACGCCGACCCGGGAGCCGGCAGTTTCGTCGTGGATTCCTACCACCGGGTCCGCTGCCTCCGGGACGGTGCCACCGAGGCCCTGCCGGGCGGGCTGCGGGTCGGAGCCCTCTGGGGCATCGACGACCAGGCCCCCAACGCCCGCCGCCGGACGCCCCGGCCCGGTCGCATCCGGGAGGAGTCCGTCCTGGCCCTGGCCGCCCGATCGTTCGACATCCTGCTGACCTACGAGAGCCCCCGGGATGCGGTGCTGGCCGGCAGCGGGAGCGCGGGGATCGGGCTGGTGATCGAGGCGGCCCGGCCCAGGTTCGCCTTCTTCGGGCACTACGGGGGTCGGGGCGGGTTGGTCGGGGGCGACTTCGGCGGAACGGAGGTCTACCACCTCTGCGGCCTGGAGTTGCGGCTGGAGGGGTCGTGTGCCGAGTCGAGGAGCGTGGGCCTCCTGGCCTTGGAGGATGGGGCCGGGGCGTTCAAGTACCTCGATGACGCCTGGCTGCGGGGCTTCACCCGGCATAACTGGGAGCATCGGTGA
- a CDS encoding 3' terminal RNA ribose 2'-O-methyltransferase Hen1, producing MLLTITATHRPATDLGFLLHKHPGRFQSYDLSFGEAHVFYPEASDDRCAACLLLDVDPVGLVRGKGTDGGGGALLAQYVNDRPYAASSFLSVAISQVLGSALGGRCKDRPDLASTPIPLEARIDVLPVRGGERFLRAVFEPLGYAVVAERHPLDERFPEWGESPYFSVTIAGEATLSDLLTHLYVLIPVFDGQKHYFVGEDELEKLLARGSGWLASHPEKDEIARRYLKFRPSLYRQALARLVQEEQPTEADAQGEERPADRAEDALERPLSLNDQRLGAVLAAIRASGARRVLDLGCGEGKLLRELLKDRQFEEVVGMDVPIRSLETARDRLRLDRMPERQAARIKLIHGSLIYRDRRLEGFDAAAVVEVVEHLDPPRLSAFERAVFEFARPLTVVLTTPNREYNVRWENVGADRLRHPDHRFEWTRQEFRAWAERVAVSHGYTVRFLPVGPVDEAVGPPTQMAVFERGE from the coding sequence ATGCTGCTGACGATCACGGCGACGCACCGGCCCGCCACCGACCTCGGCTTCCTGCTGCACAAACATCCCGGGCGGTTCCAGTCCTACGACCTGAGCTTCGGCGAGGCGCACGTCTTCTACCCCGAGGCGTCCGACGACCGCTGCGCCGCCTGCCTGCTGCTCGACGTGGACCCGGTGGGACTGGTCCGGGGTAAGGGGACCGACGGCGGGGGCGGCGCCCTGCTGGCCCAGTACGTCAACGACCGCCCCTACGCCGCCTCCTCCTTCCTCAGCGTGGCGATCTCCCAGGTCCTCGGCTCGGCCCTCGGGGGCCGGTGCAAGGACCGGCCCGACTTGGCGTCCACCCCGATCCCGCTGGAGGCCCGGATCGACGTGCTGCCGGTGCGCGGCGGCGAGCGGTTCCTCCGGGCCGTCTTCGAGCCCCTGGGCTACGCCGTCGTGGCCGAGCGGCACCCGCTCGACGAGCGGTTCCCCGAGTGGGGCGAGAGCCCGTACTTCTCCGTGACCATCGCCGGGGAGGCCACGCTCTCGGACCTGCTGACGCACCTCTACGTCCTGATCCCGGTCTTCGACGGCCAGAAGCACTACTTCGTCGGCGAGGACGAGCTTGAGAAACTGCTGGCCAGGGGGAGCGGTTGGCTGGCAAGCCACCCGGAGAAGGACGAGATCGCCCGCCGCTACCTGAAGTTCCGCCCCAGCCTCTACCGTCAGGCACTCGCCCGGCTGGTCCAGGAGGAGCAGCCGACGGAGGCCGACGCCCAGGGTGAGGAGCGGCCCGCCGACCGGGCCGAGGACGCCCTGGAGCGGCCCCTGAGCCTCAACGACCAGCGGCTCGGGGCGGTCCTGGCGGCGATCCGGGCCAGTGGAGCCCGGCGGGTGCTGGACTTGGGCTGCGGCGAGGGCAAGCTGTTGCGGGAACTGCTCAAGGACCGGCAATTCGAGGAGGTCGTCGGCATGGACGTGCCGATCCGCTCGCTGGAGACGGCCCGGGACCGGCTGAGGCTGGACCGGATGCCCGAGCGGCAGGCGGCCCGCATCAAGCTCATTCACGGTTCGCTGATCTATCGGGACCGGCGGCTGGAGGGGTTCGACGCCGCCGCAGTGGTCGAGGTGGTCGAGCACCTCGACCCGCCCCGGCTGTCGGCCTTCGAGCGGGCCGTCTTCGAGTTCGCCCGGCCGCTGACCGTCGTGCTGACGACGCCGAACCGGGAGTACAACGTCCGGTGGGAGAACGTCGGGGCCGATCGGCTGCGACACCCTGACCACCGCTTCGAGTGGACCCGGCAGGAATTCCGGGCCTGGGCCGAGCGAGTCGCCGTGAGCCACGGCTACACCGTCCGATTTCTGCCGGTCGGGCCGGTGGACGAGGCGGTCGGGCCGCCGACCCAGATGGCGGTGTTCGAGCGGGGCGAGTGA